Below is a window of Camelina sativa cultivar DH55 chromosome 11, Cs, whole genome shotgun sequence DNA.
TGAGATGAAAGTATCTGAGAAATGATTATAGAATCTTGAATTTTCTGATGTGTGTCTTTGCTTGTACGATTGTTTTGAAGCTTGATAGATTTGGTTAgcatttgatttttcttggaattttgttgttgatgaataTATTGAAACTTGGTTAGGTGGCTGGAGTTCCTGGAGTTACAGAAGCTTTGTTTGAGGCTAGACAATCTGCTCTTGCTCTGGAGAAGAATAAATCTAACGAAGCACCTATGCTTTATAGTTGTGCAATCTGTGGTAAAGGTTACAGGAGTTCCAAGGCTCATGAGCAGCATCTTCAGTCGCGGAGCCATGTTTTGCGGGTTTCACAAGGGACAACAACCAACGGTGAGGAGGATGTAGCCATTATCAGGCCGCTTCCTCGCCGTGTTCAACACAGGGGttccattgatgatgatgatagtgacGCTGAATGGGTGGAGGTTGATTCAGATGAGGATTTGGCTGCTGAAGAAGCTTCTGATTCTTTGTCTAAGTTGAATGTTAATCACTCAGCATCTACTGAAGCTAtggatgatggtgatgatgatgatgcagataAGTACGAGCTGGATCCTACCTCTTGTTTGATGTGTAACAAAAAACACAAGACTTTAGAGAGCTGTATGGTTCACATGCATAAGCATCATAGTTTCTTCATTCCTGATGTTGAGTTTCTGAAGGATCCTCAAGGGCTTCTCACCTACCTCGGTCTTAAGGTGTGGCGGACTCATCAGTTTACCATTCAGTGTTGATTATTGTAAAGCTTTGAATACTCCTGTTTACTTATACATACATGGCTCATCATCATTCAGGTCAAGAGAGACTTCATGTGTCTGTACTGCAATGAGCTGTGCCGTCCATTCAGCAGCTTAGAAGCTGTAAGGAAG
It encodes the following:
- the LOC104721698 gene encoding cytoplasmic 60S subunit biogenesis factor REI1 homolog 1-like translates to MPGLTCNGCNMEFEGEEERNLHYKSDWHRYNLKRKVAGVPGVTEALFEARQSALALEKNKSNEAPMLYSCAICGKGYRSSKAHEQHLQSRSHVLRVSQGTTTNGEEDVAIIRPLPRRVQHRGSIDDDDSDAEWVEVDSDEDLAAEEASDSLSKLNVNHSASTEAMDDGDDDDADKYELDPTSCLMCNKKHKTLESCMVHMHKHHSFFIPDVEFLKDPQGLLTYLGLKVKRDFMCLYCNELCRPFSSLEAVRKHMEAKSHCKLHFGDGDDDEDAELEEFYDYNSSYVDEAGKQVVVSGETDNTVELVGGSELVITEKSENATTSKTLGSREFMRYYRQKPPPTSQNSNQIVASLSSRYKSLGLKTLPTKEETLRMKVRKDMSQRGETTRTKIGVKSNVIRNLPNNVPY